The Clostridium sp. AWRP genome has a window encoding:
- the rnmV gene encoding ribonuclease M5, which yields MIKEVIVVEGRDDITAVKRAVDAQLIAVGGFGINKKVIDKIKEAQKRQGVIVFTDPDFAGNKIRQIISKRVKGIKHAYISQKDGIKNGDIGVENASPETIIKALKNAKYEVKKKREEFEISDMVFFGLTGKSNSKAKRDMMGKELGIGYCNTSQFLNRLNDYGITKEEFKEAISKVNNIIDKEKHNE from the coding sequence ATGATTAAGGAAGTAATAGTGGTTGAAGGAAGAGATGATATAACTGCCGTTAAAAGGGCAGTTGATGCTCAACTTATAGCTGTAGGAGGTTTTGGAATAAATAAAAAGGTTATAGATAAAATAAAAGAAGCCCAAAAAAGACAGGGCGTTATAGTATTTACGGATCCAGATTTTGCAGGAAATAAAATAAGACAAATTATATCTAAAAGGGTAAAGGGAATAAAACATGCTTATATATCTCAGAAAGATGGTATAAAAAATGGAGATATTGGGGTTGAAAATGCGTCACCAGAAACTATAATAAAGGCTTTAAAAAATGCCAAGTATGAGGTAAAGAAAAAAAGAGAGGAATTTGAAATAAGTGATATGGTGTTCTTTGGGTTGACAGGAAAATCAAATTCCAAGGCGAAAAGGGACATGATGGGAAAAGAACTTGGAATAGGATATTGTAATACTTCTCAGTTTTTAAATAGATTAAATGATTATGGAATAACAAAAGAGGAATTTAAAGAAGCTATAAGTAAAGTAAATAATATAATAGACAAGGAGAAGCACAATGAATGA
- the rsmA gene encoding 16S rRNA (adenine(1518)-N(6)/adenine(1519)-N(6))-dimethyltransferase RsmA: MNDLSTADVVKKYGFKFSKSLGQNFLMDNTVLDDIVNSADISKEDLIIEIGPGVGTLTRELLKKAGKVCAIELDSDLIPILKEELKNFKNFELIHKDALKIDFNKIIDDEKNVKIVANLPYYVTTPIITRLLNGNYNFKTLTIMIQKEVGERISSEPNCKQYGALSILVQYYCDVEVIRKVSPLSFIPRPKVESIVIKLTKLDEPRVKVKDEKLFFKVVRCSFNMRRKTLWNAVKTLKVPKEDMEAAFKKAEIDEKRRGETLSIEEFGRLSDCIYDMCIH; the protein is encoded by the coding sequence ATGAATGATTTATCTACTGCAGATGTAGTGAAAAAATATGGATTTAAATTTTCAAAAAGTTTAGGACAAAATTTTTTAATGGATAATACAGTATTGGATGACATAGTAAATAGTGCTGACATAAGTAAGGAGGATCTTATTATAGAAATAGGACCTGGAGTGGGAACTTTAACAAGAGAACTTTTAAAAAAGGCAGGTAAAGTATGTGCTATTGAATTGGATTCAGATTTAATCCCAATTTTAAAGGAAGAACTAAAGAATTTTAAAAATTTTGAGTTGATACATAAAGATGCACTTAAAATAGACTTTAATAAAATAATAGATGATGAAAAAAATGTGAAAATTGTTGCAAATTTACCTTACTATGTTACAACTCCTATTATTACACGATTGTTGAATGGAAATTACAATTTTAAAACTCTTACTATAATGATACAAAAAGAAGTGGGTGAGAGGATCTCATCAGAACCTAATTGCAAACAATATGGAGCACTTTCGATTCTAGTGCAATATTATTGTGATGTTGAAGTAATAAGAAAAGTAAGTCCTCTATCATTTATTCCAAGACCGAAAGTAGAATCTATAGTTATAAAGTTAACCAAACTTGATGAACCTAGAGTTAAGGTGAAAGATGAAAAATTATTTTTTAAGGTAGTAAGGTGTTCATTTAATATGAGGAGAAAAACCCTTTGGAATGCTGTAAAGACTTTAAAAGTTCCTAAAGAAGATATGGAGGCTGCTTTTAAAAAAGCTGAAATTGATGAAAAGAGAAGGGGTGAAACCCTATCTATAGAAGAGTTTGGAAGATTATCTGATTGCATATATGATATGTGTATACATTAA